A region of Pseudomonadota bacterium DNA encodes the following proteins:
- the ybeY gene encoding rRNA maturation RNase YbeY codes for MTKLRNNNFFFFTVNGMGVSIVDEQDRYSFDRQHLAAAVNRVLELLEVADLLVEITIVDDYRISQLNAMHFGREQPTNVISFPQDTDYGLLGDVVISSETAVRETAALGYSVEEGLLYYAIHAILHLLKYEHVGVAKEVADEMYRKQDELFEQVLKL; via the coding sequence ATGACAAAATTAAGGAATAATAACTTTTTTTTCTTTACGGTAAATGGTATGGGTGTTTCCATTGTTGATGAACAGGATCGGTACTCATTTGACCGTCAGCATCTGGCTGCTGCCGTAAACCGGGTCCTGGAACTGCTTGAAGTAGCTGACCTGCTTGTGGAAATAACCATTGTTGATGATTACAGGATCAGTCAGCTCAATGCCATGCATTTCGGCAGGGAGCAGCCGACCAATGTCATTTCATTTCCCCAGGATACGGATTATGGTCTTTTGGGTGATGTGGTGATTTCTTCTGAAACTGCTGTTCGGGAAACGGCTGCTTTAGGCTATAGTGTTGAGGAGGGCTTGCTTTATTATGCTATACATGCGATTTTACATTTATTGAAATATGAGCATGTCGGGGTAGCAAAGGAAGTTGCTGATGAAATGTATCGGAAACAGGATGAGTTGTTTGAACAGGTTCTTAAGCTTTAG
- a CDS encoding biopolymer transporter ExbD, producing the protein MRFQTRNRDDVQLDVTPLVDVVFLLLIFFMLSTTLSINPGIKVDLPKASAKQVKRKKTTVRVAIESSGRIYADGKKISLQKLDGIFSGLAKKDPDTLVIIEADKKVYHGIVVKVMDAAKSSGLNKLAIATEPKRK; encoded by the coding sequence ATGCGTTTTCAAACTCGCAATCGAGATGACGTACAACTGGATGTTACTCCCCTTGTGGATGTGGTGTTTCTTCTGCTGATTTTCTTTATGCTTTCGACCACTTTGTCCATTAATCCCGGGATAAAAGTAGATTTGCCCAAAGCTTCAGCCAAACAGGTCAAAAGAAAAAAAACCACGGTAAGAGTTGCTATAGAGTCTTCCGGCCGCATTTATGCCGACGGGAAGAAGATAAGTCTGCAAAAACTGGATGGTATTTTTTCAGGATTGGCGAAAAAGGATCCTGATACGTTGGTTATTATCGAAGCTGATAAAAAAGTCTATCATGGGATAGTTGTCAAAGTAATGGATGCGGCAAAATCATCCGGGCTGAATAAGCTAGCCATCGCTACGGAGCCCAAGAGGAAATAG
- the argS gene encoding arginine--tRNA ligase → MRERLTVYVAKAVEQVFDGRGLARELMPSVVLEQPKEKKFGDFATNIAMQLAGILKSNPREIAGEIKNNLLDMPDIDQVSIAGPGFINLKLSQECWQGRLSAMCRLGKRFGNLDYGSGKRVMVEFVSANPTGPLHIGHGRGAAVGDSLARILRKAGYTTITEYYVNDAGNQMDTLGRSLLWRYRELLGESLGDYPESFYQGEYLIELARQLITEQGDALLTSDPEDAVGKFTEYASQAILAGIRDDLTRFGIHFDNWTSEKYFFQDGKVDEVINELQNRGMVYEQGQALWFASSRMGDEKDRVVVRSNGVKTYFASDIAYHKDKHDRGFDLMIDVWGADHHGYVPRIKAALKSLGIDDPSFSVVLVQLVSLLRDGQPVAMSTRAGEFVTLREVVAEVGKDAARFFFLMRRPDSHLDFDLELAKSQSNENPVYYAQYAHARICSILRKSSESGIQIPQIDQVDLSSLRSSEEIEIIKKMDLFPDVIEAAARYLEPHRISYFVTDLAAMFHSYYNKNRVISDDPGLTAARLILMVALRQVFQLGFELLGIEAPTSM, encoded by the coding sequence ATGAGAGAACGTTTGACCGTATATGTTGCCAAAGCTGTTGAACAGGTATTTGATGGGCGTGGATTGGCAAGGGAACTAATGCCATCGGTTGTTCTGGAACAGCCAAAAGAAAAGAAGTTTGGTGACTTTGCCACAAATATAGCCATGCAGCTGGCTGGTATTCTAAAAAGTAATCCTCGTGAAATAGCCGGTGAGATTAAGAACAATCTTTTAGATATGCCGGATATTGATCAGGTAAGCATAGCCGGACCGGGATTTATCAATTTGAAGTTATCGCAGGAATGCTGGCAGGGACGCCTGAGTGCCATGTGTCGTCTTGGTAAAAGGTTTGGTAATCTTGATTATGGATCCGGAAAGCGGGTAATGGTCGAATTTGTCAGTGCAAACCCTACCGGACCACTTCATATCGGCCATGGACGAGGGGCGGCAGTAGGTGATTCCCTGGCCCGGATATTACGTAAAGCCGGCTATACGACTATTACCGAGTACTATGTAAATGATGCCGGCAATCAGATGGATACCCTTGGCCGGTCTCTGTTATGGCGATATCGTGAGCTGTTGGGTGAGTCATTGGGGGACTATCCTGAATCTTTTTACCAGGGGGAATACCTGATTGAACTGGCGAGACAACTTATAACCGAACAAGGTGATGCACTTTTGACTTCCGACCCCGAAGATGCTGTTGGAAAATTTACCGAATATGCAAGTCAGGCTATTCTGGCTGGTATTCGTGATGACCTGACCAGGTTTGGGATTCATTTTGATAACTGGACCAGTGAAAAGTATTTTTTTCAGGATGGTAAGGTCGATGAGGTTATTAATGAGTTGCAGAATAGAGGGATGGTCTACGAACAGGGACAGGCGCTATGGTTTGCCTCCAGCCGGATGGGCGATGAAAAGGACAGGGTTGTGGTTCGAAGTAATGGGGTGAAAACTTATTTTGCCTCAGACATTGCCTATCATAAGGATAAACATGATCGTGGTTTTGATCTGATGATTGATGTCTGGGGGGCGGATCATCATGGGTATGTCCCCAGAATAAAGGCAGCATTAAAATCCCTGGGCATTGATGATCCAAGCTTTTCCGTGGTGCTGGTGCAATTGGTAAGTTTGCTTCGCGATGGGCAGCCGGTTGCCATGTCAACCCGTGCAGGAGAATTTGTCACCTTGAGGGAAGTTGTTGCTGAAGTGGGCAAGGATGCCGCCCGTTTCTTTTTTCTGATGCGACGTCCTGACAGCCACCTGGATTTTGACCTGGAACTGGCTAAATCCCAGAGTAATGAAAATCCGGTGTATTATGCTCAGTATGCCCATGCGCGTATCTGCAGTATTTTACGAAAATCCAGTGAATCCGGGATCCAGATTCCCCAGATAGACCAGGTTGATTTATCATCGCTGAGATCCAGCGAAGAGATAGAAATAATCAAAAAAATGGATTTATTTCCTGATGTTATTGAGGCCGCGGCCCGTTATCTTGAGCCTCATAGGATCAGTTACTTTGTCACTGATCTGGCGGCCATGTTTCACTCGTATTATAATAAAAACCGGGTTATTTCGGATGATCCTGGTCTGACCGCGGCACGATTGATTTTAATGGTTGCCTTGCGGCAGGTATTTCAATTGGGATTTGAACTGCTCGGTATTGAGGCTCCCACGTCCATGTAG
- a CDS encoding SPOR domain-containing protein, whose amino-acid sequence MNTLRNFVVIFFLGIVVFIAGVMVGKSMTDNAPGPVVSSSDTVVTIPGPKVMAGPQVNDRGHNEKNRADKPAIDDLMPLPVVSPEKNAAVIKGQRELSGKEAPESKQEIKYTFYESLTNKKTKNVLENNGSATEKVAKPVKKARQLNETKNVVKAKQANTKGLTLQVASYPQEGKARLFRNTLVQEGYGKAVVVAAKIPGKGTWYRVRIVDIKGKQTAKLLQERLRKQKSIRSFIVK is encoded by the coding sequence ATGAATACATTACGTAATTTTGTGGTAATATTTTTTCTCGGTATAGTAGTTTTTATTGCCGGAGTGATGGTTGGAAAAAGTATGACCGATAATGCTCCTGGGCCGGTGGTCTCTTCATCTGACACGGTTGTAACAATCCCCGGGCCGAAGGTGATGGCTGGTCCTCAAGTTAATGACCGTGGCCACAATGAAAAAAATAGGGCTGATAAGCCGGCAATTGATGATTTAATGCCCCTGCCGGTTGTTTCTCCGGAAAAGAATGCTGCTGTGATAAAAGGACAGCGTGAATTATCAGGGAAGGAAGCACCGGAATCAAAACAGGAAATCAAGTATACTTTTTATGAATCATTAACCAATAAAAAAACCAAAAATGTCCTTGAAAATAATGGCTCTGCAACGGAGAAAGTGGCAAAGCCGGTAAAAAAAGCAAGGCAGTTAAATGAGACTAAAAATGTGGTTAAAGCTAAGCAGGCGAACACAAAGGGGCTGACTTTGCAGGTTGCTTCATATCCTCAGGAAGGTAAGGCCCGTTTGTTTCGGAATACATTAGTGCAGGAAGGTTATGGCAAGGCCGTGGTGGTTGCCGCAAAAATTCCCGGGAAAGGTACCTGGTACCGGGTGCGGATCGTTGATATTAAAGGTAAACAAACTGCAAAATTACTGCAGGAAAGACTGCGGAAGCAAAAATCAATCCGGAGTTTTATTGTTAAATGA
- the lepA gene encoding translation elongation factor 4, whose protein sequence is MEFPQDHIRNFSIIAHIDHGKSTLADRLLEMTGALTSRQMKDQVLDNMDLERERGITIKAQTVRLIYRAQDGSDYMLNLIDTPGHVDFSYEVSRSLAATEGAILVVDAVQGVEAQTLANVYLAIDVNLEIIPVLNKVDLPVAEPDRVIHQIEEVVGLPADDAVLVSAKTGFGIDELLEMIISRIHPPKGSRSAPLKAMIFDSWFDPYQGVIAMIRVYEGTIKPGMKIQMISSGKEFEILKVGVHTPVDLLVESMSAGEVGFLIAGIKDVTDCKIGDTITIATNPDPQPLPGFKEIKPMVFSGLYPADSVQYEGLREALAKLRLNDASFFYQPETSVALGFGFRCGFLGLLHMEIIQERLEREYDLDLISTAPTVIYRINCTDGSVVEIDNPSKMPASQEINSIEEPIARVSIHVPSEYIGNIVKLCEDKRGSQQEIKYLDETRAMIIYDLPFNEIVLDFYDKLKSLSRGYASLDYETAGYRPSKLVKLDILINEELVDALSMILHESCSYDRGHDMAVKMKKLIPRQMFEVAIQAAIGTKVIARTTVKALRKNVTAKCYGGDITRKRKLLEKQKAGKKRMKMVGKVELPQDAFLAILNIDS, encoded by the coding sequence ATTGAATTTCCTCAGGATCATATAAGAAACTTTTCCATTATTGCGCATATCGATCATGGCAAGTCTACCCTGGCAGATCGCCTGCTGGAGATGACTGGAGCCTTAACTTCACGGCAAATGAAAGATCAGGTTCTGGATAATATGGATCTGGAACGGGAGCGTGGGATAACGATCAAGGCGCAAACTGTTCGTCTTATATATCGGGCTCAGGATGGCAGTGATTATATGCTGAACCTGATTGATACCCCCGGGCATGTTGATTTTTCTTATGAAGTATCCCGAAGCCTGGCGGCAACCGAAGGGGCCATTCTGGTGGTTGACGCGGTTCAGGGCGTTGAAGCCCAGACTCTGGCCAATGTCTACCTGGCCATTGATGTCAACCTGGAGATTATTCCGGTATTAAACAAAGTTGATCTGCCGGTAGCGGAACCGGATCGGGTGATTCACCAGATTGAGGAGGTGGTAGGTCTGCCGGCTGATGATGCCGTCTTGGTTAGCGCTAAAACCGGATTTGGTATTGATGAATTGCTGGAGATGATTATCAGCCGTATTCATCCCCCGAAAGGATCGCGATCAGCACCGCTGAAAGCCATGATTTTTGATTCCTGGTTTGATCCATACCAGGGAGTCATAGCTATGATCAGGGTATATGAAGGGACAATTAAGCCGGGAATGAAAATTCAGATGATTTCATCTGGAAAAGAATTCGAAATACTGAAAGTCGGAGTCCATACACCGGTTGATTTATTGGTTGAAAGCATGTCAGCCGGCGAAGTGGGGTTTCTGATTGCTGGGATCAAAGATGTTACTGACTGCAAGATCGGTGATACCATTACCATTGCCACGAATCCTGACCCCCAACCCCTGCCGGGTTTTAAGGAAATCAAGCCGATGGTTTTCAGCGGCTTATATCCCGCGGATTCGGTCCAGTACGAAGGACTCAGGGAGGCGCTGGCCAAATTGCGCCTGAATGATGCCTCCTTTTTTTATCAGCCAGAAACGTCCGTAGCCCTCGGATTCGGTTTCCGCTGTGGTTTTCTTGGACTGCTGCATATGGAAATTATTCAGGAGCGTTTGGAACGGGAGTATGATCTCGATCTTATATCAACGGCGCCAACCGTTATATACCGGATCAACTGCACGGACGGAAGCGTAGTGGAGATTGATAATCCGAGTAAAATGCCGGCTTCCCAGGAAATTAATTCCATTGAGGAACCTATAGCTCGAGTGTCCATTCATGTGCCGAGCGAATATATTGGCAATATTGTGAAATTATGCGAAGATAAGCGCGGCAGCCAGCAGGAAATTAAATATCTTGACGAAACCAGGGCTATGATTATCTATGATCTGCCGTTCAATGAAATTGTTCTTGACTTCTATGATAAGTTGAAGTCATTGTCCCGCGGTTACGCTTCACTGGATTATGAAACCGCCGGTTATCGACCGTCCAAGCTGGTGAAACTAGACATTTTGATTAATGAGGAACTGGTTGATGCGTTGTCAATGATTCTTCATGAATCCTGCAGCTATGATCGTGGACATGATATGGCGGTCAAAATGAAAAAATTGATTCCTCGGCAAATGTTCGAGGTTGCCATTCAGGCTGCCATTGGCACCAAGGTCATTGCCAGAACTACGGTTAAAGCATTGCGGAAAAATGTCACCGCCAAATGTTATGGTGGTGATATAACCAGAAAGCGGAAATTGCTGGAGAAACAGAAGGCCGGGAAAAAACGGATGAAGATGGTGGGCAAGGTTGAGCTGCCACAAGATGCTTTTCTGGCTATTTTAAATATTGATTCATGA
- a CDS encoding septum formation initiator family protein → MGSKKILIPVILVMFFGLFIGFTIFGDNGVLHLLGMNQEIKRIENNIRRLNAENEKLKHIALLLQHNDRYQELMSRQELGMVRKNEKVFIFKQE, encoded by the coding sequence ATGGGGTCTAAAAAAATACTCATTCCAGTCATCTTGGTCATGTTTTTTGGCCTTTTTATCGGTTTTACCATTTTTGGCGATAATGGTGTTTTGCATTTGCTGGGGATGAACCAGGAGATTAAGCGGATAGAAAATAATATCAGGAGACTCAATGCCGAGAATGAAAAGCTTAAACATATTGCTTTATTGTTGCAACACAATGATCGCTATCAGGAGCTGATGTCCCGACAGGAATTGGGAATGGTACGGAAGAACGAAAAAGTTTTTATCTTCAAACAGGAATAG
- a CDS encoding MotA/TolQ/ExbB proton channel family protein yields the protein MYQFVVKGGVLMYPILFCSVLSVAILLERVWSLRRSKVIPASFIIEISDLIRLRKLDESKTLCKLNDTPIARILMVGLKNYGQRRELIKDSIEEIGRMEAASLERFLTTLGTIAGIAPLLGLLGTVMGMIKAFTVISHAGVGNPQMLAGGISEALITTAAGLSVAIPSFVFYKYLRSRVDKMILRMESICIDILDLFKEQED from the coding sequence ATGTATCAGTTTGTGGTTAAAGGCGGGGTGCTGATGTATCCCATCCTGTTTTGTTCCGTTCTTTCAGTGGCAATTCTCTTGGAACGTGTATGGTCTTTGCGCCGCAGCAAGGTCATTCCTGCTTCCTTTATTATTGAGATAAGTGATCTGATCAGATTGCGTAAACTTGATGAATCCAAGACATTGTGTAAATTGAATGACACCCCCATTGCCCGTATTTTGATGGTTGGACTGAAAAATTATGGTCAAAGGCGTGAACTTATCAAGGACTCCATTGAAGAAATAGGAAGAATGGAAGCTGCCTCCCTGGAAAGATTTCTGACTACCCTGGGAACCATTGCCGGAATTGCTCCACTTCTGGGATTGCTGGGGACGGTCATGGGGATGATCAAGGCCTTTACGGTTATTTCCCATGCGGGAGTTGGCAATCCACAAATGCTTGCCGGAGGTATTTCAGAAGCACTGATTACCACCGCTGCCGGGCTGAGTGTGGCTATTCCTTCATTTGTTTTTTATAAATACCTGCGTTCACGGGTTGATAAAATGATTTTGAGGATGGAATCCATATGTATTGACATCCTGGATCTTTTTAAGGAACAAGAGGACTGA
- a CDS encoding tetratricopeptide repeat protein, protein MNMIARFKPIAAFRLSFLICSLAVLSLTFTSGLKSDQAGEGLNLPEVVVVGQDSVKLKGFRDFTLMPLIAPGTKLEPVNDVLILEENKTTSTPKWTTPEIQSPGCAYRNAVTAYMARGFTGAAGYYRSGKQQYLDGAYHEAKYYFSTGLEKYPDSPFVSSSSYWLGEIAFHDQQMREAHAYFTRVSADQDCQYLGYAYYSLGWLEYQTGKYELAADSFTAIDTLDDFKGLQPTALFWQGESLLQAKQFEQSEAVLQGLLKKYPASSYISQTRYLLASMTINRQDYQAALDYLNALLAAHADLQTSDILVRQSLLAAGWCHYYLHQYQQAINRFAPLLLTDAPEDTRSLAFLGNGLSLIRDDLVQDVLDFVGRQPAAVRQSRGAAVILREIIAWDDAHEKSSDAIMASHLLLGETPEKFLIGDDFRQLAWRYEKKSSFESALEVIERGVSIVLENGESVTALLIEKARILQLLNRLNEAEKILNDILIQPELISGEQENQCRLLLARGYNITGSYGSALTILDAVPVNSQQPESVLASYERGWARMGLEAYEKALSEFNFFLLHRKFVAELVDPKNIQNAMLNKGECLFNLHRDEVAAITFTEFIHYFPASSFLDRARYYLAWIDLRQGTHQLALDNLSAILRDYPDTELQDAIYYQRGQAYFSMGYFIEAVGEYEYLIDHYPESPYVGRSLLKIGESYFNAQDYLRAKLVYLRAAQTFPDTSIEERSRYGLLMLAYKQRHDVYLETEAAIFIEKFPRSAYLSPLVMMVADIYRQHQQWDELQSMLSMVISGQYPDEVKMDAIYQMISLAREKKEEQQLIYWCRKMEKQFPGGKYQCDCNLIFAQQAFKRDDYGKTLDLLDDSLTVCSDKHLQRQSLLLNARANEKINQLGMAESLYKTIISQEYQDSITFMALDDLGGLKERLRQYEQADFFYQQAARNPKLELAAAAQYKRAAVLQKAGKKSDAIKQYLSLPYLFPKQKHWIIKALGMAAELYEQEHKIAAAEKTYRKLLQYHLSAQQLEQIKKRLAGLEKEG, encoded by the coding sequence ATGAACATGATTGCACGCTTTAAGCCGATAGCAGCTTTCAGACTATCATTCTTAATCTGCAGTCTTGCTGTCCTGAGCCTGACTTTCACCTCCGGGTTGAAATCCGACCAGGCAGGTGAGGGCCTGAATTTGCCTGAAGTAGTGGTGGTCGGGCAGGACAGTGTCAAGCTGAAGGGTTTTCGTGATTTCACCCTGATGCCATTGATTGCACCGGGAACCAAACTGGAACCAGTAAACGATGTTCTGATCCTTGAAGAGAATAAAACCACCTCGACACCAAAATGGACAACGCCTGAAATCCAATCACCAGGATGTGCCTATCGGAATGCCGTGACTGCTTATATGGCTCGGGGGTTTACCGGGGCAGCAGGTTATTACCGCAGCGGAAAGCAGCAATACCTGGATGGGGCATATCACGAAGCCAAGTATTATTTTTCCACTGGTTTGGAAAAGTATCCTGACAGCCCCTTTGTATCCTCGTCTTCTTATTGGTTGGGAGAAATAGCTTTTCATGATCAACAAATGAGGGAAGCCCATGCGTATTTTACCCGGGTTAGCGCCGACCAAGATTGCCAATACTTAGGGTATGCCTATTATTCTCTGGGCTGGCTGGAGTACCAGACAGGAAAATACGAACTGGCAGCGGATAGTTTTACCGCCATTGATACCTTGGATGATTTTAAGGGTTTGCAACCGACGGCATTATTCTGGCAGGGTGAATCATTACTGCAGGCAAAGCAGTTTGAGCAGAGTGAGGCTGTATTGCAAGGTCTGCTGAAAAAATATCCTGCTTCCTCCTATATCTCCCAAACCAGATACCTGTTGGCTTCCATGACCATCAATCGCCAGGATTATCAAGCGGCTTTGGACTATCTGAACGCACTTTTGGCCGCCCATGCCGACCTTCAGACCAGTGATATTCTGGTACGTCAATCCCTGCTGGCCGCCGGCTGGTGTCATTATTACCTGCACCAATATCAGCAGGCAATAAACCGGTTCGCACCGCTGCTGCTTACGGATGCTCCGGAAGATACCCGGTCCCTGGCCTTTTTGGGCAATGGTTTGTCTTTGATTCGGGATGATCTGGTTCAGGACGTCCTGGATTTTGTTGGCAGACAGCCGGCTGCTGTCAGGCAGAGTCGGGGGGCAGCGGTTATTCTCAGGGAAATAATTGCCTGGGACGATGCCCATGAGAAAAGTTCTGATGCTATCATGGCTTCCCATCTGCTGCTGGGAGAAACCCCGGAAAAATTTCTCATCGGCGATGATTTTCGTCAGCTCGCATGGCGTTATGAAAAGAAGAGTTCCTTTGAATCAGCCCTTGAAGTGATTGAACGTGGGGTAAGTATTGTTCTTGAAAATGGCGAATCAGTGACCGCATTGCTGATCGAAAAAGCGCGTATTCTACAACTCCTCAACCGCCTTAACGAAGCTGAAAAGATTCTTAATGATATATTAATTCAACCGGAACTGATATCCGGGGAACAGGAGAATCAGTGTCGTTTGTTATTGGCCAGAGGATATAATATCACGGGTTCCTATGGGTCTGCTTTAACAATCCTTGATGCTGTTCCAGTGAATTCTCAACAGCCTGAATCTGTACTGGCCTCCTACGAGAGAGGCTGGGCTCGGATGGGCCTGGAAGCCTATGAAAAGGCCTTGTCGGAATTTAATTTCTTTCTGCTGCACCGAAAGTTTGTGGCTGAGCTGGTAGATCCCAAAAACATTCAGAATGCCATGCTCAATAAAGGTGAATGTCTTTTTAATCTCCATCGTGATGAAGTGGCGGCAATTACTTTCACCGAATTTATCCATTATTTTCCTGCCAGTTCATTTCTTGACCGAGCCCGATATTATCTTGCCTGGATTGATCTGCGACAGGGAACACATCAGCTGGCTTTGGACAACTTGTCAGCTATACTGAGGGATTATCCTGACACTGAGCTTCAGGATGCAATTTATTATCAACGTGGCCAGGCTTATTTCTCCATGGGTTATTTTATTGAGGCCGTCGGTGAATATGAGTACCTCATTGATCATTACCCCGAGTCACCTTATGTCGGCAGATCATTGCTGAAAATTGGTGAAAGCTATTTTAACGCTCAAGATTATTTACGGGCCAAGCTGGTTTATTTGCGGGCCGCCCAGACATTTCCGGATACATCAATAGAAGAACGATCCCGTTATGGTCTGCTCATGCTGGCTTATAAGCAGAGGCATGATGTTTATCTGGAAACAGAGGCGGCGATATTCATTGAAAAATTTCCTCGGTCTGCTTATCTGTCTCCTCTGGTTATGATGGTTGCTGATATTTATCGGCAGCATCAGCAATGGGATGAGCTGCAGTCCATGTTGTCAATGGTTATATCCGGGCAATATCCTGATGAGGTGAAAATGGATGCTATCTATCAGATGATTTCGCTTGCCAGGGAGAAAAAAGAAGAGCAACAGTTGATTTACTGGTGTCGAAAAATGGAAAAACAGTTCCCCGGGGGGAAATATCAATGTGATTGCAACCTGATATTCGCTCAACAGGCATTTAAACGGGATGACTACGGTAAAACCCTGGATTTGCTGGATGACAGCCTGACCGTTTGCAGTGATAAACATCTGCAACGGCAGTCATTGCTGCTTAATGCCAGAGCTAATGAAAAGATTAATCAGCTGGGAATGGCGGAAAGTCTTTATAAAACAATTATATCCCAAGAATATCAGGATTCTATAACATTTATGGCTCTTGATGACCTGGGGGGGCTCAAAGAGAGGTTGCGTCAATATGAACAGGCAGACTTTTTTTACCAACAGGCTGCCAGGAATCCCAAGCTTGAGTTGGCGGCTGCCGCCCAATACAAACGAGCGGCGGTGTTGCAAAAAGCCGGCAAAAAGTCGGATGCAATCAAACAATATCTTAGCCTGCCTTATTTGTTTCCCAAGCAGAAACACTGGATTATTAAAGCGCTGGGCATGGCGGCTGAGCTGTATGAGCAGGAGCATAAAATTGCAGCCGCTGAAAAAACCTATCGAAAATTACTGCAGTATCATCTTTCCGCTCAACAGCTGGAGCAGATAAAAAAAAGGCTTGCAGGCTTGGAAAAAGAAGGTTAG
- a CDS encoding homocysteine biosynthesis protein translates to MVARVEKSIQEINARIKRGEAVVVTAEEMIGITAEHGVQEAARQIDIVTTGTFSPMCSSGAFFSLGHTKPKIRASNVWINNVPAYGGLAAVDVYLGATEACVEDPLNKIYPGEFRYGGGHVIQDLLAGKNVHVYMEGYGTTCYPNKVVEKELSLEEMPSAILCNPRNAYQNYNCAINLSEKIIYTYMGVLRPQGGNVTYCSAGQLSPLLNDPYYQTIGLGTKIFLGGGIGYVTWYGTQHNPTVPRGANGVVKGGAGTLFVMGDLKQMSPEWLVGVSMLGYGCSLAVGIGIPIPIINEDMARFTSVSDDDIYAQVVDYSYEYPMATGKILQEVSYGDLKRGSVIIDGQETPANPLSSYSKAREIAETLKEWIQKGDFTLGESQMKFPGYELLDGNKLSD, encoded by the coding sequence ATGGTGGCCAGAGTAGAGAAAAGTATTCAGGAAATAAATGCCCGGATTAAAAGAGGTGAAGCGGTGGTGGTCACGGCTGAGGAGATGATCGGCATTACTGCCGAACATGGAGTTCAGGAAGCCGCCCGGCAGATTGACATCGTGACTACCGGAACGTTCAGTCCCATGTGTTCCTCGGGAGCCTTTTTTAGTTTGGGGCATACAAAGCCAAAAATCAGAGCCAGCAATGTCTGGATCAACAATGTTCCAGCCTATGGGGGCCTCGCGGCTGTTGACGTCTACCTGGGGGCAACGGAAGCCTGTGTGGAAGATCCGCTTAACAAGATTTATCCCGGCGAATTCCGCTATGGTGGCGGTCATGTTATCCAAGATCTGCTGGCCGGAAAGAATGTTCATGTGTACATGGAAGGTTATGGTACCACCTGTTATCCTAATAAAGTGGTGGAAAAGGAACTGTCTTTGGAGGAAATGCCCAGTGCCATCCTTTGTAATCCACGAAACGCTTATCAGAACTATAATTGTGCTATCAACCTTTCTGAAAAAATCATTTATACTTATATGGGTGTTCTTCGCCCTCAGGGTGGAAACGTAACCTATTGCAGTGCCGGCCAACTGAGTCCTTTATTGAATGATCCCTATTATCAGACCATTGGTCTGGGAACCAAGATATTTCTCGGGGGTGGTATTGGTTATGTGACCTGGTATGGAACCCAGCACAATCCTACGGTTCCCAGGGGAGCAAATGGTGTGGTCAAAGGCGGGGCCGGGACCTTGTTCGTCATGGGTGATTTGAAACAGATGTCCCCTGAATGGCTGGTGGGGGTCAGTATGCTGGGTTATGGCTGCAGCCTGGCTGTTGGTATCGGGATTCCGATCCCCATCATCAATGAAGACATGGCCCGTTTTACCTCAGTCAGTGATGATGATATTTATGCTCAGGTGGTAGATTACAGCTACGAATATCCCATGGCAACCGGGAAAATTTTGCAGGAAGTTTCCTATGGTGATTTGAAACGGGGTAGTGTGATCATCGACGGTCAGGAAACACCGGCAAACCCTTTGTCCAGTTACTCCAAAGCCAGAGAAATTGCTGAAACACTTAAAGAATGGATTCAAAAGGGTGATTTCACCCTGGGTGAATCCCAGATGAAATTCCCCGGCTATGAACTGTTAGATGGTAATAAATTGAGCGATTAG